TTTTTGCTTGTGATTTCAAAATGATTACAGCTACTTCTGCAAGTTGCACCTGTTTCCAGGAGCAGAAGATCTGCTTGTCGTTTTAGTGGAAAAGTATTTTCCTTCATAAAGTGAATTGCCAGCAGTTGTTGAGCTGTAGCCTAGCGAGCCAGCTGTGTAAATGAACAAGTGCTCGCTTTTACTTCCATCctcacttattttatttaatttttaatttttttattattattatttttacccTACATAAAGGTTCGTTTCGCttgtaaaaatacttttattttgatcaataCATTTTCGACAAAGAAACACTTTTTAATATAGATCATAGATTTTAAGAATTCTGCACCCCACGAAAAGGTTATTAGAAGAACTTTTGTTTGTGTAGCCTGTAAGATTTgaaattacatatttataaattacCTAATGGACCATGtttgatattaaaataataggctagtaaaaaataatacatcatcaaattggtctgccaTTTAGACAGGTTTAGGAAAACTGATCAAACGGGGTTAACACTGACAAAGATCATTATCGGttcataataaaagtaatctgTGATTAAATGTGACACCACATTTCAATTATCTGAGCAGTTAAGTGTAAAAGTATTAATGTaccatttataaatatattccTATTTCTGGCGTTCTACACAAGTAGGCCACAAACTCATTCAGGGTTCGACCTAacgtaaaaacaaacaaaagtcaAACATATGCGCAATGATGTTGGATAAGCAGCACCATCATGTACAGTACCTGTTAGAACAGCAATTCTACACGGGTTTCGTTATTTGGGAAACTCCCACGCGCGGTCTTCTCGACATTGGATCCCACGGGCCGTGATTTAGagcaaaaatatgaaatcaCCGTATAGACCTCGAATCTCCGAGGACAACCAGCGTCACTCCACGCGCTCTATTCCTTCAAGAAAAGCCAATGCTTTGTTTCTAAGATTTTCAGTATAGTCTATTTAAAGGCGGACCTCAAAATCTGAACATCTGTTCAATTCACGTGACTCTAAAATGCTAACATCTGTTCAAAATAAGTTTCATTCGTGTGCCTCTAACATCCATCTGCCAAATGCCTTACAAGTGGAAATGAACTCAAACTTTGTTCCAGTTTTCTCCTGAAGTTCACTGCGGGATAATCTTTATGACGTTTacgtaaaaatgagaaatgtagtGCATTTGAACGAAATAGGCTATTAGAGTTGTCTACAATAAattattagttaaaaaaaacaaacatgtaatTTGTTTGTATGTCTCTCAAGGGGGTTTTATTTAGGTTAACATTACAGTTGCTCAGCATATAGGCCAGCTTCATCCACCCCACCTTCTTATGTCCTGCTGAAGGCATCTTAAATTTCATAGACATCTGGGAATTCCACACATGCCTCAAAATCCAATTACACACCTTCAAACGTGCACGtgcttttatttcaaatattccATCTTTCCTAAATACTTTCCCAGACTTCATATAAAACCAAAGGCAACTATATGATTTAACGCAAAAATCACACCACGGACGTAACGAAAAATATCCCGCAGGCCATAGCGAGACAAAACGCATTTTATGCTTTATTCATTTAAGTAACACTTATAAATTGCAATGCTCTTTTTTCCCGCCAAAtgaatgaaactggacaataACATAACAACACACAACAGACAAAACTAATGAGtagctttctttttttcctgcaCACAGTATTTTTGGAGCGGCCTCTGGCTATACATCCATTTAAATCCCTCGGGATTTGACCCTATGACGCACGTGCGTATTTGTGAAAATGAAACCGACGATATTTATTGCAACTGtaaaaaaagacttttcaaTTTTAGCGGTAGGCCTACATGCCATGAATCCAAACCTGTTCTCTTGTCCTCCTCGCTTTCCCCCTCCTTCTCCCTTttgtcttctttcagatgacCTGACAGTACAAATTGTTAAACCTCCATAACTCATAAAGTTTAGATGAATGTCAGCCAAAAACCAAGTCATACAAGCCAGAATTAGTCAGACCTACGAGAATAAAACTCAATATTCCACCGCAGTCTTATATATTCGTTAAAGACtgttccaaaaaaaataaaaaaaataaatagatgtAAAAGCTGATGTATTTTCGTGTGATGATGCACAATTTTGTATGAGTTAGCCTACAATATAATATTGTATTGATAAAAATTGGGACAGTTTTTTTTAGACTAAAGGTACAAAATAATACCAAATTTTTATTGAACGTATTTTGTCTCTGGTTTGCTTTTCATGTCAGTCAACCACCTCGTGCAATTATTTTTAGATACGCTCATTTGTCATAATAAGACTATAGGAATGTTAATAACATTGGTAATAACATGGTAATAACAATTCCACGATTGAATTGAATGAATTCTTATACTAACGTgaaatatttcttaaaagttCTTCCTCTTTAttgcagaaatacacatttatttacaaaagtaacaaaaaataAGAATGCATTTCGACACAGGATACATTTGCCTTCATTTCAAAAAGTGTgtcatcaataaataaatagaattgtACTAAAACTTTGTATTTTGCACAGGATTCGAACTAGAGGCTTCATTCCCCATCTTCTCATCGACAGTCCTTGTGATGCAATTTCACTTTCTCCAAGAAAGCTATGCACAGCTCAATCttcaaaaaactaaaaataaaaaaacatgcatatgcACACATTTCCAACATTCGTCGTCAATAATAACACTCGCGAGGAAGTCCATATGCAGCGCACGCGCAACAAATCGCTGTCCGTGGCCTTCTCTCGATAATAGCCATGACCTCTGTTGGAACATATGCCGTTTTCCCCAAGATTATGAAGGAATCTAGCACTGTGTCGGCGCATTGGTCCTCGTGTTTTCCAAGTTCGTGGCTTTCACCTGCGAATAATAGCATGATTTAGGGGGGATAATATTTGCTATAGgcaaaacataatttacagAGACCCCTTGTTCTGAGAAAATTCTAATCGATTGTGGAAATTATGTGCTACAATAGCCCGTACTGGTAGTAAACAAATTCAGTTACATTAGCCTACATGATGCAATAGCTGtttagcaacttttttttttttttttttttagaggtaAGCTATATTTTGAcctatctttattttttatttgcgcTATTACTATCTCTAAATAGAGAGAAAGATCGTCAAAATAAAGCTATACTGCTAGTAAACAAATCCAGCCGATCTGAATTACATGCAACAGTTGTTGGCTTTACAACTCGTGCCTAAACGTGTAGAATGTAGTAAAGGTTTTTTGAGAATTGTTAACAATACTACATCATTAAAGGCTAGGGATATTGTGAAAGCGTACCATctgaaaacaaaagcaaaaaaaattcCCTGCACACTAGTGAGATGCAGACATGGACCAAGCGCCCTCCATCCTCCAAACCGAGAACGCGTAGCTCAAGCGCTCGTGAGCAACATAACTACAACTTGCCATCTTGGAGTCCAGCTCGTCACTCTGTAGAACCTGACAGAGAAAATCGATGTACCTGGCGGCGAGTTTCAGCGTCTGTATTTTGCTCAGTTTATCGGATGGTAAAGTTGGGATGATTTTGCGCAAAGCCGCAAACGCTTCGTTGAGCGACTGCGTCCTCTGTCGCTCGCGCACGTTCGCCATCACGCGCTGTGTCTGCAGCTCCTCAAAAGACTGAgggctgttgctgctgttgctaGACTTTTTCCCCCTTTTCCCAAGGGTCGAGCTGTCGGAATCCTCCCCGTTTTTCCTGCTCGACCGTCTTTTTCTCCCGCTTCTCTTTGGTGGCCTGTCGGGCTCTCCGTCGCTGTTGCTGAGGCTGTCCGCTGGAGACACGGGTGAGCTGGAGGAGTCTCGCGCGGGCTCTTCGGGCATCTCGCTCAAGTCTGCTGAAAGCGCGTGCGAATAGCCTAAAGACGTTATTCCCTCATGAGGGTGAAATACAATTCCAAGCGTACGTTTCTTATTCTGGAGGAAGTAGGTATCCAGGATTCCAAGCAACTTTGAGTTAGGTTGAAACGAAAAAGTTGGGGAGTTCTTATAGTCTGGTAAAGTGTTTGTAAGAAGAGAGATGATTGGCCAAGAAGGCTTAAGACGTGAGAAGGAGGGTGGGGGGAACTTTTCTTTTAAACTCAAGATATTTTCCTTGTCAAGTCTGACAGTTCTTTCGGtgaatagaaaaagaaaaaagaaaaaaacatagcGATTGCATGCTCAACTAACTGAAATGATTCGTTGtgctttgatttgatttgaaaaCAATGCACCGTcagtacatttttaaatcaactCGCTATTTCCTGTGGAATTATAACCTACACTTAATTTGGTCTTTCATCacaggaaaatattttatttgaaccaAAATCACAACAACCACGACAACATTTagtttctgagaaaaaaaaggtcAAGTGAAACAACTCATGTCAACCATTTTCAATAACACAAATCTGAAGGAACGTGTTTTTTCATGCGGTATACACGCATTAGACAAATGTGTATCTGGCCTCAAGGTTCAGCTTGATTTGTGGTTAGaaattaattatgaattatacatttagaaccatatcttaaaatattatatctaattcaaaataatattttaagatTCAAATAAGTGGAATTCAGTCTCTGTTTACATACAGTAATTTccattaaatatacattacatAATCTATTTTGATTGTGACAGCCTTTCACTTGGGAGAACAATTTGAAATCCAGACCAAGACATAAAACCTAAACATGTCAAGTGTAAATGATCAGtatcaatacatttttaacacataaataaaatactatccACTGTAACACTGCACAGACTTGTAAGTTTAtagttttgtttatataaagtgaATTGATAAACGCCCTCCACCAGGGGTCGTGATATTCTGTTTGATGTTGTTTGTTCATTCCACAGTCAGAATACTAGAGTTACAAGCACTTGAATTGAATTGGTAGGGGACTAAATCAGAATGAAGACTCAAATTATCTTGAAATCAATCAGAAAGTCAGACTGGcagatacatttttaacatttacagtTTACACTTTAACAGCTCACCTGATGATACCGTCAAATCATCCAAATTTAAGACAGAAAGACCTCAAGACAGAAAGTAGAAACTTATATTTCCACCCTGTGATGATTCATGTTCTAATCCTGGGACAACATTACAGAGTACAACACACACTAGTATATCTGAAGGTCTTTCAACAACCAGCCGATAACCCTAATAACACTTGGGTTACAGCCCTACCAAAGGGACATAAATTATCTTCGTAATGTTCAATATTCACCTCTTGCATAATTGAAAGTTGTTGCACAATTTATGCAGCAAGGGCGGGGGATTGATAAACATGTTAGGGGATTTTGGTCCGGTTCAGTCCAATGTTTGTGCAGTCCTGTTTCTGCTCCCTGGGTCTCTTAAAACTCAGATCCTGGATTCACATTATATATCTAACACCACACACGTGGCATATAATCGATTTCCCTGCACAAGGACTGCTGAGTGAGTGAGGATTTTGACTTGCACTAAGTATGTGATGATGATTCACGCTCTGACTCAAATATCGAGAAGTCCAAGAATCTGATATTTTACAGCTCCTCCCGCTGCACAGAGTGTAAGGCCAGATCCAGCACTGCTCTAGAGCCAGACCAATGACTGCATTATCATGTATTAGCCATGCTGTGAGAGGAACATCCTTGTCTCTTTGGGCCTTTACTCCTGTCAAGTGCTGAAACAAGCCATCAACATTGTATGTCTGCATGTATTACTATAAGGACTAGTTTTGAATTCACTGCTACCTCACCAGCAACAGTTCATGAATGGAAGCCAAAAgctttgattttaaaatgttcaaggCTCATTAGGGGATTCTGCTCAAGCATATCCATCCCTTTCTCATATGATGTCCTAGTAACCAAGTTGTTCTACCATCTTACATTGTATGCTTGGAAGGCCAAATAGGCCTGTAAATCATTTATACAGTaggtgggatattttgagcAATAGACCACCAAAAattggatgtatggatggatataaagaataaagtcagTGGGGAAAAAGactaatttcataattttttaacaTCTTTTCTTCAGGTTCTGGAGAGGCTTAGTTTATTCTCATTATATTAAGGTCCTCCGTGAACGAACGCCATGATGAGAGGCAGACTCCAGACATCATATCGGCTCTTGATAGGACCTGTCTGGACCAAGAAAGAGAGAGGATATGGGTGAAGATTAGAGAGGTGAGGATGAATATAAACAGATCTAGTCTGTCTGGATCTGAGGACTGGACTATGAATGAGTGCTTTCAGTGTAGATGTCAATGTGGCTAGTCTCAGCCTCAAACGTCACACCTACAGACAGAACGTCTGATACATGAGGCACACAAAATGGaaaacacttcaggagttttGAAGTCGTCATCTGATTGGTTGCATTCTACAGGATTTCCAGGAAATGTGTGTGTCGTGTTCTTTGACAGTCCGCCTGGAAACAAAGCTGAACCTCATCATGGCCatcatgtttacaactgtgataATGAGTGcttaccaggatcaactaaatgctggattttcCCAGTTTTTGGAGACTGATGTGCCATAAATTTGCATGacattcttgaatgaattatttatagGTTTCATGccagtctgttattgtaggaACATCAACTTTTTCACGGCCCTGACATGACGCTGAACAAAACCTACTattggttgctttacatgtcagtcagatgGGCAGGTAGGCGGTCCtaggccaatgaaagctgcaatggagtccagaccttctgccatcAGCCTGAAGGTCTAGCTACGCAAGACTAAGATATGGTTGGAGTACCAAAAGAGAAGTGACACATGATAATTTTGAgcataataaatacagtttgCAATGTTCTTCATGGACTAATGAGATCTGAGCCAAACAAGCAAACAATAATTGTTGAGGGAGCAGTTTAAAATATAgtgcatattaataaatatttacaatgacaGGATGAAAAAGAGACCATGAGTAAAAAGAAGCCAATGTGTTTTTACCTCAACACATATTGGCTGTTTCCAGCACAGCTATTGAATCACCAGCGCCACAACAAATACATAATTTTACCACACCCAAGCTGTGAATgtgactgaaataaaaatgatgtaCTGCAAAAGAATGATGGCAAGAAGAAACGCCTTTCTAATTGTCCTTGCGTAATGGGCCAAAATACAAACACAGGTTGATTCACAAGCAAATTAATCGTAACTCTTTCCCcatcagtgtttgtttgtttgtttgtttgtttgtttgtttgtttttaaaaagttgccTGCCAGCACCTgcattttaaacacttttacACAAATTTcttggcccccagaatattttgttaaatgaatatctgaacatacgatatataaaaagaaagaacagaactctgctttaaaaacaagaaaaaaaacaacatttttttgtaGTGAACTGTAGTGAAACGTTTTGCatgatccccccccccccccaaacgATTTAGCAGAAATCCCCACCCTGCAACCAATTTTTGGCTGAGGTTACAGTGACGGGTAGATTTAGGGATCAGGTTTGGGTGTAGGCAATCATTAGAATTGGCTCCAGGGTGGGATTTCCGCTGAACTGGTTTTGGGGGGGGGGAGAcatgtttctgcttcttcttcactTGTTTTTGGATCCGGAGATTTGGTACAATTTCTGAAGAtatgtaatagcgccccctgcCGTTTAACATTGAAAACATGGATCGCcgtaaaattctgtcatatcGTTGTGTCATAAATTAAggctggaacacaccaagctgacgccgacgaactagtggcgacgaaagtctgtgtccaaagttgccctgacacaccaaaggtggcagtagctgaacagccaatcagaatgatcagatgacCTGACGGGCCGACGAGCTCCgatgccgattcaacatttcgaatcggcagAAAAAAGGTGatggtgcagaacacactgagaaaacttagtcggccgatgaacaaaaactgcccgacggccgaccgtcggcttggtgtgttccttaCAGGGAAAGTGTTAATGCATCTTTCAAAACCAGATCAATGTTACTGGTATGAATCAGTCACCACATTCAGCACGATTATAGTAATTTCCACTTGCCAATGGAGATCACCCACAAAAGCCTGAAATCGGAGGAAAATCGGTGTTAATTCACGTGGGTGATGATCGCTATATTTGAATACACATGACAAAAATGCGATTTGAGAAAAGTGCTGCTGTGTCACAGATACCCGTGACATATTTAGTaggttaaaggtgccgtagaacgtctttttaaaagatgtaatataagtctaaggtgtcccctgaatgtgtctgtgaagtttcagctcaaaataccccatagattttttttttattaatttttttaactgcctattttggggcatcattaaatatgagccgattcaggctgcggcccctttaaatgctcacgctccacgcccacggagctcgcgcttgcctttaacagcataaacaaagttcacacagctaatataaccctcaaaattgttctttacaaagtgttcatcatgcagcatgtctaatcgcgtaagtatggtatttatttggatgtttacatttgattctgaatgagtttgatggtggtccgtggctaaagctaacattacacactgttggagagatttataaagaatgaagttgtgtttatgaattatacagactgcaagtgtttaaaaatgaaaatagagacggctctcttgtctccgtgaatacagtaagaaaagatggtaactttaaccacatttaacagtacattagcaacatgctaacgaaacatttagaaagacaatttacaaatatcactaaaaatatcatgatatcatggatcatgtcagttattattgctccatctgccatttttcgctattgttcttgcttgcttacatagtctgatgattctgatgtgcacatccagacatcctgcccttgtctaatgcttgaacatgggctggcatatgcaaatattgggggcgtgcatattaatgatcccgactgttacgtaacagtcggtgttatgttgagattcgcctgttcttcggaggtcttttaaacaaatgagatttatataagaaggaggaaacaatggagtttgaaactcactgtatgtcatttccatgtactgaactcttgttatttaactatgccaagataaattcaatttttaattctagggcacctttaaaggggctctatgtaataatgacacccagtgttcaaaataggtactgccgtccaaattcaaaatattgtttggcccgccccctcattcaaagacgcgggttgccagcttttacagcatatggttgccagcaacaatagggagcgcaattgaacatgaaagctgaggagacttgcacactgtaagctgatgagttgatttatctgttttgatatgctgttgttcatagagatatttagatggattcagaggctttttaggaCAGATGCAccaattgcaattttcttggctgATTCCGATTTCGGATTGTTTTGTTAGTGTGATCGGccgatacatattttttgctattccgattttctttctaagaactataaatgacaacatatacaaacaaaaatctacttttcttcaatgcagagttttattttcataaaaaaaaacaagtaaaaatcagtaataaaatataaacagctcaaataaatgcaatagaataaatagagctatgaaactaagtttttcgggttaactgggtttttattcaggtaagaaatactacagaaatgaaagtaatcaaatgtaaaataacacattgtgttattttgcattggttaccttaatttctgtagtctttattgcAAATAATTCTTACTATTAAAGTTATAcaacgtattcagtcaagagctgaaactgattttctttgtcttttgttctttgattaacatgacagacagcagcaggaatattgaactgctgtccctttaagagtttatgaacggtgttcaacggacccaatactgttacacacaacatgagttcactttcttagctatttaacgattaaaaactgacagtgtttatctgtgtactcgccaagattgcctgtgccACTGGTTTTGCcatacttttgtatgtatttgacagtttaagcgcagGAAGGCGCTTATTTTTGGTACTTGTGACTCTGTTTGctttctgtctctgtttgagactgagcgtggcttgtTCGCTTCACTAATATTGATCAGTGGTGCGcgcgaaacctgcgggaattactaaaattatgcgcaatacaaaTACTACttaaccggagcgaatgagacgagagagagagagagagagagagagagagaaggcgCCCGCGCGGGTGTGTGTCGCATCAGAAGAGAGCGAGAACGCGCAGCTGACGTTATTGcctgattctctgacccagtttgtttgctggtttccatggttgcaataagcggtgttttccgccaactggcaacctgtgatgtcgaaatactattggataaactgcagcacgaggtttcgcacagaccaaaacaaaaacagacattccgacacgtaacgcacattttcaaagtaggCTGTAGCaatttttttctgagaaacaagtaggtgaacttagcatgtttcttaaatatctgcaaacatattggagtatttttatgctttattaaggtaaaaatcttacatagagcccctttaaataTTCTAAACCTGTCTTTGATGTGTGATCCAAGTCCTGTGAAATGTGTTTTGACTAGAACATTGGCGACGACAGGCAGTTGTGTAGcatgaaaataacagaaaaacaaataCTTTGAAAGTCGTCTAGACCTTATGTGCCAGAGAAACAAGTGCACCGTCATTgagtatatttctatggcatcgcggGTGAAGTGAATTTACTTATTGTACAGTTAtcgaaagttatcatgagcattgtaatgtttgaagtAGATGTGATAAATGTCAGTAGACtggaaagattttaaaatggaGCGGTTCATTCAGAAATCCataagatcttaccttcatgctgtggaaatacaaaccggaagacagaacacAACAAGCTCAGAGCTGAAAAGGGGCGGTgttacataaggtctatagtgtGTGGCATTAATGAATGGAATTCATCCTTTACTGAAACAACAATTGGCTCCCTAAGGGGCCGTTtccacaacaccattttcaactaaaaacggaaaacctTTTACGCAACATTGTTTTGGCGGCCTGAATACGGGtttcaagtttttgaaaacgatactgttattttctgtctgaactacaaaaatgtgaatttgtaaaaacagtgatgtcatccgCTCgcatattatgtgttcagtctgtAGGCgcatagtttttctttacaaagtgacttcgccaactactggcctggcatacataatacagtgtttttaatcaCTTTCAtggatctgtgtgaacggggatcgttttgacaacacTGTCGTCTGTAAGAGAAAAccacaaaggaaaaacttttccatttttagtac
The sequence above is drawn from the Megalobrama amblycephala isolate DHTTF-2021 linkage group LG13, ASM1881202v1, whole genome shotgun sequence genome and encodes:
- the twist1b gene encoding twist-related protein 1b isoform X2, giving the protein MPEEPARDSSSSPVSPADSLSNSDGEPDRPPKRSGRKRRSSRKNGEDSDSSTLGKRGKKSSNSSNSPQSFEELQTQRVMANVRERQRTQSLNEAFAALRKIIPTLPSDKLSKIQTLKLAARYIDFLCQVLQSDELDSKMVKATNLENTRTNAPTQC
- the twist1b gene encoding twist-related protein 1b isoform X3; translation: MPEEPARDSSSSPVSPADSLSNSDGEPDRPPKRSGRKRRSSRKNGEDSDSSTLGKRGKKSSNSSNSPQSFEELQTQRVMANVRERQRTQSLNEAFAALRKIIPTLPSDKLSKIQTLKLAAR
- the twist1b gene encoding twist-related protein 1b isoform X1, coding for MPEEPARDSSSSPVSPADSLSNSDGEPDRPPKRSGRKRRSSRKNGEDSDSSTLGKRGKKSSNSSNSPQSFEELQTQRVMANVRERQRTQSLNEAFAALRKIIPTLPSDKLSKIQTLKLAARYIDFLCQVLQSDELDSKMASCSYVAHERLSYAFSVWRMEGAWSMSASH